A genomic window from Streptomyces sp. WMMC940 includes:
- a CDS encoding DLW-39 family protein yields MKKLLLVALAAIGGLLVYRQIQADRAEQDLWTEATDSVPAGSGV; encoded by the coding sequence GTGAAGAAGCTTCTCCTGGTCGCACTGGCCGCCATCGGCGGGCTCCTCGTGTACCGCCAGATCCAGGCGGATCGCGCCGAGCAGGATCTGTGGACGGAGGCGACCGACTCCGTGCCCGCAGGTTCGGGTGTGTGA